A window of Longispora fulva contains these coding sequences:
- the mfd gene encoding transcription-repair coupling factor codes for MQLAGLLAATLDDPVVAASRKGGTDLELTGPPALRPFVAAAATNAAAGEGTVLAVTATTREAEELAAALGDLLPEGTVEIFPAWETLPHERLSPRSDTVGRRLAVLRRLAGSNDVRVVVAPVRSVLQPQLEGLGDLVPVELRAGQRYDLDDTVTRLVDIAYNRVDLVEKRGEFAVRGGILDIFPPTEQHPLRVEFWGDDVEEIRYFAVADQRSLDKADVLVAPPCRELLLTAPVRARAAELAGAYPGLAEMCAKLAEGIAVEGMESLAPVLGAGRLELLLDCLPTNTTVVLCDPERIRGRAADLVRTSEEFLEASWAAAAVGGQAPIDLGAATFRSLGDVAQHARELGQRWWSLSPFGIVDEADLGGLESTSQPAPLYHGDGAALLGDVRRWAADGWRVVLVFAGHGPAERALELLREADMGPLSARSLDTLPERGRITVTTGNLEHGLIDEAHKLAIITGNDVTGGRGATNRDAVKMPSRRRNTIDPLELRAGDLVVHEQHGIGRYVELVQRTVNGAEREYLVIEYAATKKNQPGDRLFVPTDQLDQLSRYVGGENPTLHKMGGSDWQKSKARARKAVREIAAQLIQLYAARQNSKGHAFGPDTPWQRELEDAFPWTETPDQLSAIDEVKGDMEKQVPMDRLICGDVGYGKTEIAVRAAFKAVQDGKQVAVLVPTTLLAQQHFNTFTERMSQFPVTIRQLSRFQTPRETTLTLEALANGSADIVIGTHRLLSASTKFKQLGLVIVDEEQRFGVEHKEHLKALRTNVDVLAMSATPIPRTLEMAITGIREMSTIATPPEERHPVLTSVAAYEEKTVAATIRRELLRDGQVFYLHNRVESIDRTAKKLRELVPEARIVTAHGQMGEDALEKVMVGFWEKEFDVLIATTIIESGIDIPNANTLIVERADLLGLSQLHQIRGRVGRGRERAYAYFLYPPEKPLTEHAHERLATIAQHTELGAGMFVAMKDLEIRGAGNLLGGEQSGHIEGVGFDLYIRMVGEAVASFKGDTAEEEPADVKVDLPVDAHIPHDYISAERLRLEMYRKLAEVRDLAGLEAVTAELRDRYGNPPEPVANLVEVAGLRLAAREYGLADISVQGKFVRFGPLVLPDSKQMRLKRLYPEAVYKQAADTISLPRPSTRRVGGEPLRDVPLMRWCREFLSSLLD; via the coding sequence ATGCAGCTCGCCGGCCTGCTCGCCGCGACCCTCGACGACCCCGTCGTAGCCGCCTCCCGCAAGGGCGGCACCGACCTGGAGCTGACCGGCCCACCGGCCCTTCGACCGTTCGTGGCCGCTGCGGCGACGAACGCGGCGGCGGGAGAGGGCACCGTCCTCGCCGTCACCGCCACCACCCGCGAGGCCGAGGAGCTGGCGGCGGCCCTCGGCGACCTCCTCCCCGAGGGCACCGTCGAGATCTTCCCGGCCTGGGAGACCCTGCCGCACGAGCGGCTGTCCCCCCGGTCGGACACGGTCGGCCGCCGCCTCGCCGTGCTGCGCCGCCTGGCGGGGTCCAACGACGTCCGGGTGGTCGTCGCCCCGGTGCGCAGCGTGCTCCAGCCCCAGCTCGAGGGCCTCGGCGACCTGGTCCCGGTCGAGCTGCGCGCCGGCCAGCGCTACGACCTCGACGACACGGTCACCCGGCTCGTCGACATCGCGTACAACCGGGTGGATCTGGTCGAGAAGCGCGGCGAGTTCGCGGTGCGCGGCGGCATCCTGGACATCTTCCCGCCCACCGAGCAGCACCCGCTGCGGGTCGAGTTCTGGGGCGACGACGTCGAGGAGATCCGCTACTTCGCCGTGGCCGACCAGCGTTCGCTCGACAAGGCCGATGTGCTGGTCGCGCCGCCGTGCCGCGAGCTGCTGCTCACCGCCCCGGTCCGGGCCAGGGCCGCCGAGCTGGCGGGTGCGTATCCGGGGCTGGCGGAGATGTGCGCGAAGCTCGCCGAGGGCATCGCGGTCGAGGGCATGGAGTCCCTCGCCCCGGTGCTCGGCGCCGGCCGGCTGGAGCTGCTGCTGGACTGCCTGCCGACCAACACGACCGTCGTGCTGTGCGACCCGGAGCGGATCCGGGGCCGGGCGGCGGACCTGGTGCGTACCTCCGAGGAGTTCCTGGAGGCGAGCTGGGCCGCAGCCGCGGTCGGCGGCCAGGCGCCGATCGACCTGGGCGCCGCGACCTTCCGCAGCCTGGGCGACGTGGCCCAACACGCCCGCGAGCTGGGCCAGCGGTGGTGGTCGCTGAGCCCGTTCGGCATCGTGGATGAGGCGGACCTGGGCGGCCTGGAGTCCACCTCCCAGCCGGCCCCGCTCTACCACGGCGACGGCGCGGCCCTGCTCGGCGACGTCCGCCGCTGGGCGGCCGACGGCTGGCGGGTCGTGCTCGTCTTCGCCGGCCACGGCCCGGCCGAGCGCGCCCTGGAGCTGCTCCGCGAGGCCGACATGGGCCCGCTGTCCGCCCGGTCCCTGGACACGCTGCCGGAGCGCGGCCGGATCACGGTCACCACCGGCAACCTGGAACACGGCCTCATCGACGAGGCGCACAAGCTCGCGATCATCACCGGCAACGACGTCACCGGCGGCCGGGGCGCGACGAACCGGGACGCGGTCAAGATGCCGTCCCGCCGCCGGAACACCATCGACCCCCTCGAACTGCGGGCCGGCGATCTGGTGGTGCACGAGCAGCACGGCATCGGCCGTTACGTCGAGCTGGTCCAGCGCACGGTCAACGGCGCGGAGCGCGAGTACCTGGTCATCGAGTACGCGGCGACGAAGAAGAACCAGCCCGGCGACCGGCTGTTCGTGCCCACCGACCAGCTCGACCAGCTGTCCCGCTACGTCGGCGGCGAGAACCCGACGCTGCACAAGATGGGCGGCTCGGACTGGCAGAAGTCCAAGGCCCGCGCGCGCAAGGCGGTCCGGGAGATCGCAGCCCAGCTCATCCAGCTCTACGCGGCCCGGCAGAACTCCAAGGGCCACGCGTTCGGCCCGGACACGCCCTGGCAGCGCGAGCTGGAGGACGCGTTCCCGTGGACGGAGACCCCCGACCAGCTGTCGGCCATCGACGAGGTCAAGGGCGACATGGAGAAGCAGGTCCCGATGGACAGGCTGATCTGCGGCGACGTCGGGTACGGCAAGACGGAGATCGCGGTCCGCGCCGCGTTCAAGGCGGTGCAGGACGGCAAGCAGGTCGCGGTGCTGGTGCCGACGACGCTGCTCGCCCAGCAGCACTTCAACACGTTCACCGAGCGGATGAGCCAGTTCCCGGTGACGATCAGGCAGCTGTCGCGGTTCCAGACGCCTCGCGAAACGACCCTCACCCTGGAGGCGCTGGCGAACGGCTCCGCCGACATCGTGATCGGCACCCACCGGCTGCTGTCGGCCTCGACGAAGTTCAAGCAGCTCGGGCTCGTGATCGTCGACGAGGAGCAGCGGTTCGGCGTCGAGCACAAGGAACATCTCAAGGCCCTGCGCACGAACGTCGACGTGCTGGCGATGTCGGCGACCCCGATCCCGCGCACCCTGGAGATGGCGATCACCGGCATCCGGGAGATGTCCACGATCGCCACCCCGCCGGAGGAGCGGCACCCGGTGCTCACCTCCGTCGCGGCGTACGAGGAGAAGACCGTCGCGGCCACCATCCGCCGGGAGCTGCTCCGCGACGGCCAGGTGTTCTACCTGCACAACCGGGTCGAGTCGATCGACCGCACGGCGAAGAAGCTCCGCGAGCTGGTGCCCGAGGCCCGGATCGTCACGGCGCACGGCCAGATGGGCGAGGACGCGCTGGAGAAGGTGATGGTCGGCTTCTGGGAGAAGGAGTTCGACGTCCTGATCGCGACCACGATCATCGAGTCGGGCATCGACATCCCGAACGCCAACACCCTGATCGTGGAGCGCGCCGACCTGCTGGGCCTGTCGCAGCTGCACCAGATCCGCGGCCGGGTCGGCCGGGGCAGGGAAAGGGCCTACGCCTATTTCCTGTACCCGCCGGAGAAGCCGCTCACCGAGCACGCCCACGAGCGGCTGGCCACCATCGCGCAGCACACCGAACTCGGGGCCGGCATGTTCGTGGCGATGAAGGACCTGGAGATCCGGGGCGCCGGCAACCTGCTCGGCGGCGAGCAGTCCGGGCACATCGAGGGCGTCGGTTTCGACCTGTACATCCGGATGGTCGGCGAGGCGGTCGCGTCGTTCAAGGGCGACACGGCCGAGGAGGAGCCGGCCGACGTCAAGGTCGACCTGCCGGTGGACGCGCACATCCCGCACGACTACATCTCCGCCGAGCGGCTGCGCCTGGAGATGTACCGCAAGCTGGCCGAGGTGCGCGACCTCGCCGGGCTGGAAGCGGTCACGGCAGAGCTCCGGGACCGGTACGGCAACCCGCCCGAGCCGGTCGCGAACCTCGTCGAGGTGGCCGGCCTGCGGCTCGCCGCGCGCGAGTACGGGCTGGCCGACATCTCGGTACAGGGAAAATTTGTTCGGTTCGGGCCTTTGGTGCTCCCCGACTCCAAGCAGATGCGCCTCAAGCGCCTCTACCCGGAGGCCGTGTACAAGCAGGCGGCGGACACGATCTCGCTGCCCAGGCCCTCGACCCGCCGGGTCGGCGGCGAGCCGCTGCGGGACGTGCCGCTGATGCGGTGGTGCCGGGAGTTCCTGTCCAGCCTGCTCGACTAG
- a CDS encoding S66 peptidase family protein gives MITPARLQPGDRVAVLSLSGGLPELFPHPFELGLRRLRETFGLVPVEYPTTRVLRSAPADRARDLHAAWADPDIRAVVASIGGDDQITLLRHLDPELLRATPKLFIGYSDNTNLLNYLFTLGVSGLHGGSVMVELGRGGALHPLTEASWRAALFDGGDFELTPADGFTDVSRDWAEPKHLETEPDLMPGGGWTWDNADRVVEGRLWGGNLEILDWNLAVGTHIGADYSGHVLFLETSEERPSATDVYRMLMCMGERGILGQFSAVLLGRPKAGDLRGRDPHYPDAQRAAVRRALAEYAPGVLVVHNLDIGHTDPQLLLPYGGHVTIDGPARRVTVRY, from the coding sequence ATGATCACCCCGGCCCGGCTCCAGCCCGGCGACCGCGTCGCCGTCCTCTCCCTGTCCGGCGGGCTCCCCGAGCTGTTCCCGCACCCGTTCGAGCTGGGGCTCCGGCGGCTGCGGGAGACCTTCGGCCTGGTGCCGGTGGAGTACCCGACGACGCGGGTGCTGCGGTCCGCGCCCGCCGACCGGGCCCGTGACCTGCACGCCGCCTGGGCCGATCCGGACATCCGCGCCGTGGTCGCCAGCATCGGCGGCGACGACCAGATCACCCTCCTGCGGCACCTCGACCCGGAGCTGCTCAGAGCCACCCCCAAACTCTTCATCGGGTACTCCGACAACACCAACCTCCTCAACTACCTGTTCACCCTGGGCGTCAGCGGCCTGCACGGCGGCAGCGTGATGGTCGAGCTGGGCCGGGGCGGCGCGCTGCACCCGCTGACCGAGGCGTCCTGGCGCGCGGCCCTGTTCGACGGGGGCGACTTCGAGCTGACCCCTGCGGACGGGTTCACCGACGTCAGCCGCGACTGGGCGGAGCCGAAGCACCTGGAGACCGAGCCGGACCTGATGCCGGGCGGCGGCTGGACCTGGGACAACGCCGACCGGGTCGTCGAGGGCCGGCTGTGGGGCGGCAACCTGGAGATCCTCGACTGGAACCTGGCGGTGGGCACCCACATCGGCGCCGACTACTCCGGCCACGTCCTGTTCCTGGAGACCTCGGAGGAACGCCCGAGCGCGACGGACGTGTACCGGATGCTGATGTGCATGGGCGAGCGCGGCATCCTCGGCCAGTTCTCCGCCGTGCTCCTGGGCCGCCCGAAGGCCGGTGACCTGCGCGGACGTGATCCGCACTACCCGGACGCCCAGCGCGCGGCGGTCCGCCGGGCCCTCGCGGAGTACGCGCCGGGCGTGCTCGTCGTGCACAACCTGGACATCGGGCACACCGACCCGCAGCTCCTCCTGCCGTACGGCGGGCACGTCACCATCGACGGCCCCGCCCGACGCGTCACCGTCCGCTACTGA